One window of Thermocoleostomius sinensis A174 genomic DNA carries:
- a CDS encoding response regulator, whose protein sequence is MSQLKFNGQLICSDLSGQKWTLYLSQGCLVYATGGVHSVRRWRRNLVAYCRPIPTYRLAWQISLAALDETQLPLCWEYALLNLWLQRQDLHREQAINVIRSAITEVLFDLMQAKDVTAQIYQDSTIIPLLDVFDIAEMLAVAQQLWVGWQAAKLQNYSPNQSPVIRQSDKFNRQSSTQFYQRLSRWLNGQHTLRDLAVELQRDPIEIAASLRVYIEMGWIELIDIADLPAPASRRNQPEPASPIAPAQALIACVDDSPMVRQMMEELLTSAGYEFIGVADALRAIGILLARKPDLIFLDLMMPHMNGYELCEQLRKLSCFRHTPIVILTGNDGFANRLRSNIVQASDFLSKPLNAEVVLGVIHKYLNQSVSTYSATASQQDSQFNKN, encoded by the coding sequence TTGAGTCAGCTAAAGTTCAACGGGCAACTGATTTGTAGTGATTTATCGGGGCAAAAATGGACGCTGTATCTCTCTCAGGGATGTCTTGTTTATGCCACAGGCGGGGTGCATTCCGTTCGACGATGGCGCAGAAATCTAGTGGCTTATTGTCGCCCTATTCCTACCTATCGTTTAGCTTGGCAAATCAGTCTGGCGGCCTTGGACGAAACGCAACTGCCTCTCTGTTGGGAATATGCGCTGCTGAACTTGTGGCTTCAGCGTCAAGATCTTCATCGTGAACAAGCAATCAATGTCATTCGATCGGCAATTACCGAAGTCTTATTTGATTTGATGCAAGCCAAAGACGTAACAGCGCAAATTTATCAAGACAGTACCATAATACCCCTGCTAGATGTGTTTGATATTGCAGAGATGCTTGCAGTGGCTCAGCAATTGTGGGTGGGCTGGCAGGCAGCCAAGCTACAAAACTATTCTCCGAATCAGTCGCCTGTTATTCGACAATCCGACAAGTTTAATCGTCAAAGCTCAACTCAGTTTTATCAACGGTTGTCTCGCTGGCTGAACGGACAACACACCCTTCGCGATTTGGCAGTAGAGTTGCAACGAGATCCGATCGAAATTGCTGCATCACTGCGAGTTTATATAGAAATGGGCTGGATTGAACTCATTGACATTGCCGATTTACCGGCTCCTGCTAGTCGTCGTAATCAACCTGAGCCAGCATCACCGATCGCCCCTGCCCAAGCGCTGATTGCCTGTGTGGATGACAGCCCAATGGTGCGTCAGATGATGGAAGAACTATTAACTTCGGCGGGATATGAATTCATTGGAGTTGCAGACGCACTGCGAGCGATCGGTATTTTACTAGCCCGAAAACCAGATCTGATTTTTTTGGATTTGATGATGCCACACATGAATGGATATGAACTTTGCGAACAGTTACGAAAGCTTTCCTGTTTTCGCCATACTCCTATCGTAATCTTGACTGGAAATGATGGATTTGCCAATCGTCTGCGTTCTAATATTGTTCAAGCTTCTGATTTTTTAAGTAAACCATTAAATGCAGAAGTTGTACTTGGAGTGATTCATAAATATTTGAATCAGTCTGTCTCAACCTATTCGGCAACAGCAAGCCAACAAGATAGTCAATTCAACAAGAATTAG
- a CDS encoding tetratricopeptide repeat protein, producing MKKNPWFKHLENASLLGSGVGAVASIVLNQASYAVAPLTLALALGALNRSRENHNNRQHGQTVLSEFNDRFTLEVRLMKQQIAALPSPETIHRLKKSMMQQNRELSEELFAEVALVQGELHRRLVTLEEQGFNTIRQDLQFLGERYTLIMAGFEQLHEELAQGTDSARVAHLEALIRQLNLEVTQVQRGLETLTSQTQPNFTLLQEQLSRLDREFRQLPPPADISSIRQDMNEITKLIAELAPKQDLVSLTEEVQDVQRQQEALRELLQAMEMANFRLGTLASADRHSTDEDAQHSEESNFYPNLQEVAIAYLSRVRSQLESVQLFADKLADQQRQLQVQMQDLPPAQDIAALQRQLRDLSKRLPATENVLNTFKTRVRQVVQQELEYINLRLRSLPTAPKSELVFDASLLQADATDSPELLGSSILSDALDQTHQRLIIIWPWSPHCSLDQALIEKLEAYLQSDRRLDMGWCHQVDRNVNRFLGKMQRGWMADTNPSDPLQDSLRRLLGLKQAYPDRFQFKILGTTENFLVSDRTMAVLGITETLQTATQIPELQLKLRTRDPEMIDRLVQRYDQPTLEATDLDAYWNRAVTRYDLGDKLGAIADYTHILGMNPDDAITYNYRGLAYYDCGNRTAAIADFTASIARHPDQVAAYCNRAFIYSEQGDLDRAISDYNHAIHIQPDCAIAHFYRAMTWQKLDNHQEAIADYTETIELTPDSAVARYYRGLAWQKVDNIQGAIADLEHAAALFEARGNANNAQKALKQLAKLRQLLAVDPDIGTEFGIVPATMIEETTSIAS from the coding sequence ATGAAGAAAAATCCCTGGTTTAAACATCTGGAAAATGCGTCATTGCTTGGCTCAGGGGTTGGCGCAGTTGCCTCGATCGTTCTCAATCAAGCCTCCTATGCGGTGGCTCCACTCACCCTAGCCCTGGCCTTAGGCGCTTTAAACCGCAGTCGAGAAAACCACAACAATCGTCAGCACGGACAGACTGTGCTGTCCGAGTTCAACGATCGCTTCACCCTGGAAGTCCGGCTGATGAAGCAACAGATTGCGGCATTGCCGTCGCCGGAGACAATTCATCGGTTGAAAAAAAGCATGATGCAGCAAAACCGAGAACTGTCTGAGGAATTGTTTGCGGAAGTTGCTCTGGTGCAAGGGGAACTGCATCGACGATTGGTGACGTTAGAGGAGCAGGGATTTAACACCATTCGCCAAGATCTACAGTTTTTGGGCGAGCGCTACACCTTAATCATGGCAGGATTCGAGCAATTGCACGAAGAATTGGCCCAAGGAACCGACTCCGCCCGTGTTGCACACCTAGAAGCATTGATCCGGCAACTTAACTTGGAGGTGACTCAGGTACAAAGAGGGCTGGAAACCTTGACGAGCCAAACTCAGCCCAATTTCACCTTGTTACAAGAGCAACTGTCGCGCCTCGATCGCGAATTTCGTCAGTTGCCACCGCCGGCGGATATCAGTTCGATCCGACAGGATATGAATGAAATTACCAAGCTGATTGCCGAACTGGCTCCCAAGCAAGACCTGGTGTCGTTGACGGAAGAGGTGCAAGATGTTCAGCGACAGCAAGAAGCCCTGCGGGAATTGTTGCAAGCAATGGAAATGGCTAACTTCCGACTAGGGACACTTGCTTCGGCCGATCGACATTCCACAGATGAAGATGCCCAGCATTCTGAAGAATCCAATTTTTATCCCAACCTCCAGGAAGTTGCCATTGCTTACTTAAGCCGCGTTCGATCGCAACTGGAATCAGTGCAATTGTTTGCCGACAAATTGGCTGACCAGCAGCGCCAATTGCAAGTCCAGATGCAGGACCTGCCGCCTGCACAGGATATAGCGGCCCTGCAACGCCAACTTCGAGACTTGTCCAAACGGCTGCCCGCTACCGAAAACGTGCTCAACACCTTCAAAACGCGAGTACGGCAAGTGGTACAGCAAGAGTTGGAGTATATTAACCTACGATTACGATCGCTGCCAACGGCTCCGAAATCTGAGTTGGTATTCGATGCTAGTTTGCTTCAAGCGGATGCTACTGATTCGCCAGAACTGCTAGGCTCTTCGATCTTGAGTGATGCACTAGACCAGACGCATCAGCGCCTGATTATCATTTGGCCGTGGTCGCCCCATTGCTCGTTAGATCAAGCGTTGATTGAGAAGTTAGAGGCTTACTTGCAGTCCGATCGCCGTCTTGATATGGGGTGGTGTCATCAGGTCGATCGCAACGTCAACCGCTTTTTGGGCAAAATGCAGCGTGGTTGGATGGCAGATACAAATCCTTCCGATCCACTGCAAGATTCGTTGCGGCGATTGCTGGGGCTGAAGCAAGCCTATCCCGATCGGTTCCAGTTCAAGATTTTAGGAACAACCGAGAATTTCCTGGTGTCCGATCGCACAATGGCCGTATTGGGCATTACAGAAACACTGCAAACCGCGACTCAGATTCCTGAATTACAGTTAAAGCTGCGCACCCGCGATCCGGAAATGATCGACCGGTTAGTTCAGCGCTATGATCAGCCGACCTTGGAAGCTACTGATCTAGACGCTTATTGGAATCGGGCGGTGACTCGCTATGACTTGGGCGATAAATTGGGAGCCATTGCCGACTATACTCACATACTTGGCATGAATCCTGATGATGCCATCACTTACAACTATCGGGGGCTAGCCTACTACGACTGTGGCAATCGCACGGCGGCAATCGCTGATTTTACCGCTTCAATTGCACGGCATCCTGATCAGGTGGCAGCCTATTGCAATCGTGCGTTTATTTATTCTGAACAGGGCGATCTTGATCGCGCCATTAGCGATTACAACCACGCCATTCACATTCAACCAGATTGTGCGATCGCCCACTTCTATCGCGCTATGACCTGGCAGAAGCTTGACAATCATCAGGAAGCGATCGCTGACTACACTGAAACCATTGAGCTAACGCCTGACTCAGCAGTAGCTCGCTACTATCGAGGCTTAGCGTGGCAGAAAGTGGACAATATTCAGGGAGCCATAGCAGATCTAGAGCACGCAGCAGCCCTCTTTGAAGCGCGTGGTAACGCCAACAATGCTCAAAAAGCTTTGAAGCAATTAGCGAAACTGCGTCAATTACTGGCAGTTGATCCGGACATCGGAACAGAATTTGGCATTGTGCCAGCAACGATGATCGAAGAAACAACCTCGATCGCATCTTGA